Proteins from a genomic interval of Rhodococcus rhodochrous:
- a CDS encoding LysM peptidoglycan-binding domain-containing protein, translated as MAATVLLTALATTMLLVLAHVRTDEVISQSAGTTVTVVREGESLEALAARVWPDAPVDVTMARIADLNSLDGTAVQAGSRLLVPDSTRG; from the coding sequence ATGGCCGCGACGGTGCTCCTCACCGCGCTCGCGACCACGATGCTCCTCGTGCTGGCCCACGTGCGCACCGATGAGGTGATCTCGCAGAGCGCCGGCACCACGGTCACGGTCGTGCGAGAGGGGGAGAGCCTGGAGGCCTTGGCCGCTCGCGTGTGGCCCGACGCCCCGGTCGACGTCACGATGGCGAGGATCGCCGACCTCAACTCGCTCGACGGTACGGCCGTGCAGGCCGGAAGCCGCCTCCTCGTGCCGGATTCCACCCGGGGATGA
- a CDS encoding PTS fructose transporter subunit IIABC, which yields MSDTTSGSAGGSSIIGTELVSLDADLGSDKNSVIAALAERLAANGRASDADALTAAVLEREAKSATGLPGGIAIPHARSEAVTTPSLGFARLSPKADFGAPDGPADLVFLIAAPEGAGGDHMKLLTALARALVRPDFVASLRAAASADEVIALVEDVLPPRPAPSSSAAAGATAAPQQPAPAASAKPAVAPPQSAEQPGGRTIVAVTACPTGIAHTYMAADALAAAGERAGVTVRVETQGSSGSTPLSADVIAGADAVIFATDVGVKGRERFAGKPVIASGVKRAINEPDTMVGEALRAATDPSARTVEGTAGAPAGESESGSDLGWGTRLRQILLTGVSYMIPFVAAGGLLIALGFLLAGPDITDSAADIVLDNTLTNLPEGGLGAYLGAVLYQIGSLAFSFLVPALAGYIAFAIADRPGLAPGFTAGAVAVFVGAGFIGGLVGGIIAGFAALWVGRIPLPTWARGLMPVVIIPLLASLIVGGLMFLLLGRPLAAITTGLTDWLNGLSGGSAVLLGAILGLMMCFDLGGPVNKAAYAFAVAGLDVANTGSLEIMAAVMAAGMVPPLAMALSSLVRPRLYSTAERENGKAAWLLGASFISEGAIPFAAADPFRVIPSMMLGGAVTGGIVMATGVTLTAPHGGLFVLFAMDRVVWFLIALAAGTVVAALAVSIAKSITRPARVAADEANPQPVAARS from the coding sequence ATGTCCGACACCACCTCCGGCTCCGCAGGCGGTTCCTCGATCATCGGCACGGAACTCGTCTCGCTCGATGCCGACCTGGGATCCGACAAGAACTCCGTCATCGCCGCGCTCGCCGAGCGTCTCGCAGCGAACGGTCGCGCGTCCGACGCCGACGCACTCACCGCGGCCGTTCTCGAACGGGAGGCCAAGTCCGCCACGGGTCTTCCCGGCGGGATCGCGATCCCGCACGCACGCAGCGAAGCAGTGACCACACCGTCGCTCGGTTTCGCCCGGTTGTCCCCGAAGGCCGACTTCGGTGCGCCCGACGGACCCGCCGACCTCGTCTTCCTCATCGCCGCGCCCGAAGGTGCGGGCGGCGACCACATGAAGCTGCTCACCGCTCTCGCTCGTGCACTCGTGCGCCCGGACTTCGTCGCGTCGCTGCGCGCGGCCGCGTCCGCGGACGAGGTCATCGCGCTGGTCGAGGACGTCCTCCCGCCCCGACCGGCGCCGTCGAGCAGCGCTGCTGCCGGCGCGACCGCAGCGCCGCAGCAGCCGGCACCGGCAGCCTCCGCGAAGCCGGCGGTCGCGCCTCCGCAGAGCGCGGAACAGCCCGGAGGCCGCACGATCGTCGCGGTCACCGCGTGCCCGACCGGTATCGCGCACACCTACATGGCCGCCGACGCGCTGGCCGCCGCCGGTGAACGCGCGGGCGTGACGGTCCGGGTGGAGACACAGGGATCGAGCGGCAGCACTCCCCTGTCCGCCGACGTGATCGCCGGCGCCGACGCCGTCATCTTCGCCACCGACGTGGGCGTCAAGGGCCGCGAACGGTTCGCCGGGAAGCCCGTGATCGCATCGGGCGTCAAGCGCGCGATCAACGAACCGGACACCATGGTCGGCGAGGCCCTGCGGGCCGCCACCGATCCGTCCGCACGCACCGTCGAGGGCACCGCGGGCGCCCCGGCGGGTGAGTCGGAGAGCGGCAGCGACCTCGGCTGGGGTACCCGGCTGCGGCAGATCCTGCTCACCGGCGTGAGCTACATGATCCCGTTCGTCGCGGCCGGTGGTCTGCTCATCGCTCTGGGCTTCCTGCTCGCCGGTCCCGACATCACCGACTCGGCCGCCGACATCGTCCTCGACAACACGCTCACCAACCTGCCCGAAGGTGGGCTCGGCGCCTATCTCGGTGCGGTGCTGTACCAGATCGGCTCGTTGGCGTTCTCGTTCCTCGTCCCGGCACTGGCCGGGTACATCGCCTTCGCGATCGCGGACCGTCCGGGTCTGGCTCCGGGCTTCACCGCCGGTGCGGTGGCCGTCTTCGTCGGCGCCGGTTTCATCGGCGGTCTGGTCGGCGGCATCATCGCCGGCTTCGCGGCCCTGTGGGTCGGCCGTATCCCGCTGCCCACCTGGGCGCGCGGCCTGATGCCCGTGGTGATCATCCCGCTGCTTGCGAGCCTGATCGTCGGTGGGCTCATGTTCCTGCTGCTCGGTCGCCCGCTGGCCGCGATCACGACCGGTCTCACCGACTGGCTCAACGGTCTGTCCGGCGGTTCCGCGGTGCTGCTCGGTGCGATCCTCGGCCTGATGATGTGCTTCGACCTCGGCGGGCCGGTCAACAAGGCCGCCTACGCCTTCGCGGTCGCCGGTCTCGACGTCGCCAACACCGGTTCGCTCGAGATCATGGCGGCGGTCATGGCCGCCGGTATGGTTCCCCCGCTCGCAATGGCGCTGTCGTCGCTGGTGCGTCCGCGTCTCTACAGCACGGCCGAACGCGAGAACGGCAAGGCCGCATGGCTGCTCGGTGCATCGTTCATCTCGGAGGGCGCCATCCCGTTCGCGGCGGCCGACCCGTTCCGGGTGATCCCGTCGATGATGCTCGGCGGCGCCGTGACCGGCGGCATCGTCATGGCGACGGGTGTCACGCTCACCGCTCCCCACGGCGGATTGTTCGTGCTGTTCGCGATGGACCGCGTCGTGTGGTTCCTGATCGCGCTGGCAGCCGGCACGGTGGTCGCCGCACTCGCGGTCAGTATCGCCAAGTCGATCACGCGTCCCGCCCGGGTCGCCGCCGACGAGGCGAACCCCCAGCCCGTAGCGGCACGCTCCTGA
- the ptsP gene encoding phosphoenolpyruvate--protein phosphotransferase, which produces MEQSVSVLHGTPVVPGIGYGPVIRPVARPVVPAQGASIPDTAREAEVGRFEDAAKVVAERLRARASRASGAAAEVLQATAVLVEDRAWRGAAATKIRSGSDAVGATVAATDQFAALFEKMGGLQAERVTDLLDIRDRVIAELQGAPEPGLEMPDSPSVLLAADLAPADTAGLDPSVVVALATSLGGPTSHTAIIARQLGIPCVVAVAGLDDVPAGTEVLVDGATGRIVLSPDGAEAAAEVERDRVERERVAGWSGPGATADGHPVEILANVQDGAGAVAARRTPAQGIGLFRTELCFLDRDTEPTVDEQADIYAEVFEAFDGRKVVLRTLDAGSDKPLRFANHPDEHNPALGVRGIRITTTAPGVLDRQLDAVAAAASRTGATPWVMAPMVATVSEAADFAARVRERGLSPGVMIEVPSAALLADRLLEHLDFLSIGTNDLAQYTMAADRMSPQLAALTDPWQPAVLALVARAAQAGAAAGKPVGVCGEAAADPLLACVLAGMGVTSLSCAASAVTGVGARLSSVPMDRCREAAEAVLASDDPVAARAAAAKLLD; this is translated from the coding sequence ATGGAGCAGTCGGTGTCCGTCCTGCACGGCACCCCCGTCGTCCCCGGTATCGGATACGGGCCGGTCATCCGTCCCGTCGCGCGTCCTGTGGTCCCGGCGCAGGGCGCCTCGATCCCCGACACGGCGCGCGAGGCCGAGGTGGGCCGGTTCGAGGACGCCGCGAAGGTCGTGGCCGAGCGGCTGCGGGCCCGCGCCTCGCGTGCATCGGGTGCCGCGGCAGAAGTGCTCCAGGCCACCGCTGTGCTGGTCGAGGACCGCGCCTGGCGCGGGGCGGCCGCGACGAAGATCCGGTCCGGATCCGACGCGGTCGGCGCCACCGTCGCTGCCACCGACCAGTTCGCGGCCCTGTTCGAGAAGATGGGCGGGCTGCAGGCCGAGCGGGTCACCGACCTGCTCGACATCCGCGACCGCGTGATCGCCGAACTGCAGGGAGCCCCCGAACCCGGTCTCGAGATGCCCGATTCGCCGTCCGTGCTCCTCGCGGCCGATCTCGCACCCGCCGACACCGCCGGACTCGACCCGTCCGTCGTCGTCGCGCTGGCCACCTCCCTCGGAGGACCCACGAGCCACACCGCGATCATCGCGCGCCAGCTCGGCATCCCGTGCGTCGTCGCGGTGGCCGGTCTCGACGATGTCCCGGCCGGCACCGAGGTGCTGGTCGACGGCGCGACGGGCCGGATCGTGCTCTCCCCGGACGGCGCCGAGGCCGCAGCCGAGGTCGAACGCGACCGCGTCGAGCGCGAGCGGGTGGCGGGCTGGTCCGGCCCCGGCGCCACCGCCGACGGTCACCCGGTCGAGATCCTCGCCAACGTGCAGGACGGAGCCGGTGCCGTCGCGGCGCGCCGGACGCCGGCGCAGGGCATCGGACTGTTTCGCACCGAGCTGTGCTTCCTCGACCGCGACACCGAACCGACGGTGGACGAGCAGGCCGACATCTATGCGGAGGTCTTCGAGGCGTTCGACGGGCGGAAGGTCGTCCTGAGGACCCTCGACGCCGGATCCGACAAGCCCCTCCGGTTCGCCAACCACCCCGACGAGCACAATCCCGCCCTCGGCGTCCGCGGCATCCGCATCACGACCACGGCGCCGGGAGTCCTCGATCGTCAGCTCGACGCAGTGGCCGCGGCCGCCTCGCGCACCGGCGCCACGCCGTGGGTCATGGCGCCGATGGTGGCGACCGTCTCGGAGGCCGCCGATTTCGCCGCACGCGTGCGCGAGCGCGGACTGTCACCGGGTGTCATGATCGAGGTTCCGTCCGCCGCCCTGCTCGCCGACCGATTGCTCGAACACCTGGACTTCCTGTCGATCGGCACCAACGACCTCGCCCAGTACACGATGGCGGCCGACCGGATGTCGCCGCAGCTGGCCGCACTCACCGACCCGTGGCAGCCCGCGGTGCTCGCGCTGGTGGCCCGCGCGGCGCAGGCCGGGGCGGCCGCGGGCAAGCCGGTCGGGGTGTGCGGCGAAGCCGCGGCCGACCCGCTCCTCGCCTGCGTCCTGGCCGGAATGGGCGTGACCTCCCTGTCGTGCGCGGCGTCGGCAGTGACGGGTGTCGGCGCCCGGCTCTCCTCGGTCCCGATGGACCGTTGCCGTGAGGCGGCCGAGGCGGTCCTCGCGAGCGACGACCCCGTCGCGGCACGTGCCGCGGCAGCGAAACTGCTGGACTGA
- a CDS encoding uracil-xanthine permease family protein: MTERASTTGRTTTRRGWTLHGDGRRINPGAVVAPHERLSWPRTVGIGMQHVIAMFGATLLVPTITGFPVTTTLLFSGIGTALFLIITRGRVPSYLGSSFAFIAPLSASAGSGPAAQLGGIVAVGIVLVLIGLVVKAAGSRIIDAVMPPVVTGAIVALIGLNLAPTATGSFEAQPLVATITLVVTLLVTVVGPGMLGRLGILVGVIVGWIFAAFTGAIASERIDAMREAAWFGLPDLHGPTFELSVVLLALPVVVVLVAENVGHVKAVAAMTGRNLDDMAGNALIADGLATTLAGAGGGSGTTTYAENIGVMAATRVYSTAAYAVAAVTAVVLAFSPKFGALVFTVPDGVLGGATLVLYGLIGILGVRIWTEAKVDFTDPVNLTVAAAALVAGIGDLTLSIGSVELGGIAWGSIGILVAYPLLRRLADLRR; encoded by the coding sequence GTGACCGAACGAGCAAGCACGACCGGACGCACGACCACACGCCGCGGCTGGACCCTGCACGGCGACGGGCGTCGCATCAACCCCGGTGCGGTGGTCGCACCGCACGAGCGACTGTCGTGGCCGCGCACCGTCGGCATCGGGATGCAGCACGTCATCGCGATGTTCGGCGCCACCCTGCTCGTGCCGACGATCACGGGCTTCCCGGTCACGACGACGCTGCTGTTCTCCGGAATCGGCACCGCGCTGTTCCTGATCATCACGCGCGGCCGGGTGCCCAGCTATCTCGGCTCGTCGTTCGCGTTCATCGCGCCGCTCAGCGCCTCGGCCGGTTCCGGTCCGGCAGCGCAGCTCGGCGGGATCGTCGCCGTCGGCATCGTGCTGGTGCTCATCGGTCTCGTGGTCAAAGCGGCAGGTTCGCGCATCATCGACGCGGTCATGCCGCCGGTGGTCACCGGGGCGATCGTCGCCCTCATCGGCCTCAACCTCGCGCCGACCGCCACCGGATCGTTCGAAGCCCAACCGCTCGTCGCCACGATCACGCTCGTGGTCACGCTGCTCGTGACGGTGGTCGGCCCGGGCATGCTCGGCCGCCTCGGCATCCTCGTCGGTGTGATCGTCGGATGGATCTTCGCGGCGTTCACCGGCGCGATCGCGTCCGAACGCATCGACGCCATGCGCGAGGCGGCCTGGTTCGGCCTGCCGGATCTGCACGGCCCCACCTTCGAACTGTCGGTAGTGCTGCTGGCGCTGCCCGTCGTCGTCGTGTTGGTCGCGGAGAACGTCGGCCACGTCAAGGCGGTCGCCGCCATGACCGGTCGGAACCTCGACGACATGGCCGGCAACGCGCTCATCGCGGACGGCCTCGCGACCACCCTCGCCGGTGCGGGCGGCGGTTCGGGCACGACCACCTACGCCGAGAACATCGGCGTCATGGCGGCCACGCGCGTGTACTCGACCGCTGCATACGCCGTTGCGGCGGTCACCGCCGTCGTGCTGGCCTTCTCGCCGAAGTTCGGTGCGCTGGTGTTCACCGTGCCCGACGGTGTCCTCGGCGGCGCGACCCTCGTGCTCTACGGCCTGATCGGCATCCTCGGTGTCCGCATCTGGACGGAGGCGAAGGTCGACTTCACGGATCCGGTCAACCTCACGGTCGCGGCCGCGGCGCTCGTCGCCGGCATCGGCGACCTGACCCTGTCGATCGGCTCGGTCGAACTCGGCGGTATCGCCTGGGGTTCGATCGGCATCCTCGTCGCGTACCCGCTGCTGCGCAGACTCGCGGATCTGCGCCGGTGA
- the pfkB gene encoding 1-phosphofructokinase has translation MIVTLTANPSLDRTVGLTGPLERGRVHRTERSTVDPGGKGINVARVLHAATTEVVAVLPANAGDPLLAALDEQGIAHRAVPTSGPTRNNITVAEPDGTTTKLNEPGTPCTGRTLGELRAVLLECAQGAAWTVLSGSLPPGVPESWYADLVGALRGLGCRIAVDTSERPLLALAERFPAAAPDVIKPNSDELAQLTGADAHELESGAAAGDVGAVVDAGRVLVERGVGAVLATLGGAGAVLVTATGAWRATADDVTVRSTVGAGDSSLAGYLLAEQAGHTPDECLRLAVAYGTAAVTLPGTALPTPDSVDPSRVHVTDVHRRPRPLPSHS, from the coding sequence ATGATCGTCACGCTCACGGCCAACCCCAGTCTCGATCGCACGGTCGGGCTGACGGGCCCGCTCGAGCGCGGGAGGGTGCATCGCACCGAGCGATCCACCGTCGATCCGGGCGGCAAGGGGATCAACGTCGCCCGTGTGCTGCACGCCGCGACGACCGAGGTCGTCGCCGTTCTCCCGGCCAACGCCGGCGATCCTCTGCTCGCCGCGCTGGACGAGCAGGGCATCGCCCATCGGGCCGTGCCCACCTCCGGGCCGACGCGCAACAACATCACGGTCGCCGAACCCGACGGCACCACCACCAAGCTCAACGAACCCGGAACCCCCTGCACCGGACGCACACTCGGCGAGTTGCGCGCAGTCCTGCTGGAATGCGCGCAGGGAGCCGCGTGGACCGTCCTGTCCGGTTCTCTTCCTCCCGGTGTGCCCGAGTCGTGGTATGCCGATCTCGTGGGTGCCCTGCGCGGTCTCGGATGCCGCATCGCGGTCGACACCTCCGAGCGGCCACTGCTCGCCCTCGCCGAGCGGTTCCCCGCGGCGGCCCCCGACGTGATCAAGCCGAACTCCGACGAACTGGCCCAGCTCACCGGCGCCGACGCCCACGAACTCGAATCCGGCGCCGCCGCAGGAGACGTCGGCGCCGTGGTCGACGCGGGACGGGTGCTGGTGGAACGTGGTGTCGGCGCGGTGCTCGCGACACTCGGCGGTGCGGGCGCAGTGCTGGTCACCGCCACCGGCGCGTGGCGGGCCACCGCCGACGACGTCACGGTCCGCAGCACGGTCGGCGCGGGCGACTCGTCGCTCGCCGGATATCTGCTCGCCGAGCAGGCCGGTCACACCCCCGACGAGTGCCTGCGTCTCGCCGTGGCGTACGGGACCGCAGCCGTCACGCTCCCCGGAACAGCCCTGCCCACACCCGATTCCGTCGATCCATCCCGAGTGCACGTCACCGACGTCCACCGCCGACCCCGACCGCTCCCCTCCCACTCCTAA
- a CDS encoding DeoR/GlpR family DNA-binding transcription regulator: protein MYAEERQQAIAALVAARGRVSVAVLADRYGVTTETVRRDLAHLERLGLVRRVHGGAIPAASLPVAEPALSEREHTRAEHKDRIAAAATSFLPPSGGSVLFDAGTTTGRIVGALPPEVDLTVVTNSVPIAARLAAMSTVQLHLLGGRVRGVTQAAVGAEALATLSTVHVDVAFIGTNALSIDHGLSTPDADEAAVKRAMVRTADRVVVVADSSKVGRRNLLSFASLEPIDVLVTDTDLDDTDRRQLIEHGIEVVTA from the coding sequence GTGTACGCAGAGGAACGGCAGCAGGCGATCGCAGCGCTGGTAGCGGCACGTGGCCGCGTATCGGTCGCAGTGCTCGCCGACCGGTACGGCGTCACCACCGAGACCGTGCGCCGCGACCTCGCCCACCTCGAACGCCTGGGCCTCGTGCGGCGCGTCCACGGCGGCGCGATCCCGGCCGCCTCGCTCCCGGTGGCCGAGCCGGCCCTCTCCGAGCGCGAACACACCCGCGCCGAACACAAGGACCGCATCGCCGCCGCCGCCACGTCCTTCCTCCCGCCGTCCGGCGGAAGCGTGCTCTTCGACGCCGGCACCACGACCGGCAGGATCGTCGGAGCGCTGCCGCCCGAGGTCGACCTCACCGTCGTCACCAACTCGGTGCCGATCGCCGCGCGCCTCGCCGCGATGAGCACCGTGCAACTGCACCTGCTCGGCGGTCGCGTCCGCGGTGTCACGCAGGCCGCGGTGGGCGCCGAGGCTCTCGCCACCTTGTCGACGGTGCACGTCGACGTGGCGTTCATCGGCACCAACGCGCTGAGCATCGACCACGGCCTGTCCACCCCCGACGCCGACGAGGCCGCGGTCAAGCGCGCGATGGTGCGCACCGCCGACCGGGTCGTCGTGGTCGCCGATTCGTCGAAGGTCGGTCGGCGCAATCTGCTGAGCTTCGCGTCGCTCGAACCGATCGACGTCCTGGTCACCGACACCGATCTCGACGACACCGACCGCCGGCAACTCATCGAACACGGAATCGAGGTGGTGACGGCATGA
- the lexA gene encoding transcriptional repressor LexA, with protein sequence MKADGTSTARRGGPATDDPTASLTERQRRVLEVIRDSVSERGYPPSIREIGDAVGLNSTSSVAHQLRTLERKGFLRRDPNRPRAVDVRDLEPTPAPESSPEVVAGSSADDIPSAAMVPVVGRIAAGGPILAEESVEDVFPLPRELVGQGSLFLLKVVGQSMIDAAICDGDWVVVRQQNVADNGDIVAAMLDGEATVKTFKRVDGDVWLMPHNPMFEPIPGNDAVILGKVVTVVRKI encoded by the coding sequence ATGAAGGCGGACGGAACATCCACAGCCCGCCGGGGCGGACCCGCGACCGACGATCCCACCGCGAGCCTCACCGAGCGTCAGCGTCGTGTGCTCGAGGTCATCCGCGATTCCGTCAGCGAACGGGGGTACCCACCGAGCATCCGCGAGATCGGCGACGCCGTCGGACTGAACTCCACGTCCTCCGTCGCGCACCAGCTCCGCACGCTCGAACGGAAGGGCTTCCTGCGCCGGGACCCGAACCGTCCGCGCGCCGTTGACGTCCGCGATCTCGAGCCCACCCCCGCACCCGAGTCCTCCCCCGAGGTGGTCGCCGGCTCGTCGGCCGACGACATCCCTTCGGCGGCAATGGTTCCCGTCGTCGGCCGCATCGCGGCCGGCGGTCCGATCCTCGCCGAGGAATCGGTCGAGGACGTCTTCCCGCTGCCGCGCGAACTCGTCGGTCAGGGCTCGCTGTTCCTGCTCAAGGTCGTCGGTCAGTCGATGATCGACGCGGCGATCTGCGACGGCGACTGGGTGGTCGTCCGGCAGCAGAACGTCGCCGACAACGGCGACATCGTCGCCGCGATGCTCGACGGCGAGGCCACCGTCAAGACGTTCAAGCGAGTCGACGGCGACGTCTGGCTCATGCCGCACAACCCGATGTTCGAACCGATCCCGGGCAACGACGCGGTCATCCTCGGCAAGGTCGTCACCGTCGTCCGCAAGATCTGA
- the nrdR gene encoding transcriptional regulator NrdR — protein sequence MYCPYCRHPDSRVVDSREADEGAAIRRRRACPECGRRFTTVETAVLSVVKRSGVTEPFSREKVVRGVARACQGRDVDNDALNKLAQQVEDAVRAKGSPEVPSHEVGLAILGPLRDLDEVAYLRFASVYRSFSSAEDFEREIQELREHKKSRSDATD from the coding sequence ATGTACTGCCCGTATTGCCGCCATCCCGATTCCCGGGTGGTCGATTCGCGCGAGGCAGACGAGGGTGCCGCGATCCGTCGCCGACGGGCGTGTCCCGAATGCGGGCGCCGCTTCACCACAGTCGAGACGGCCGTTCTGTCCGTCGTCAAGCGCAGCGGCGTGACCGAGCCGTTCAGCCGCGAGAAGGTCGTGCGCGGCGTGGCCCGCGCCTGCCAGGGACGCGATGTCGACAACGACGCACTCAACAAGCTCGCGCAGCAGGTCGAGGACGCGGTGCGGGCGAAGGGCTCACCCGAGGTCCCGAGCCACGAGGTCGGACTGGCGATCCTCGGACCCCTACGCGATCTCGACGAGGTCGCCTATCTGCGATTCGCGTCGGTCTATCGTTCCTTCAGCTCCGCAGAGGATTTCGAACGTGAGATCCAGGAACTGCGCGAGCACAAGAAGTCCCGCTCGGACGCGACCGACTGA
- a CDS encoding HPr family phosphocarrier protein encodes MPSTTVAVGSSIGLHARPAGIIAEAVVAAGVPVTLAVDGGEPVDAGSALMIMTLGAEKGTQVTISCDDDAVLAQVAELVAADLDA; translated from the coding sequence ATGCCCAGCACCACGGTTGCCGTCGGTTCGTCCATCGGCCTGCACGCCCGTCCTGCAGGGATCATCGCCGAGGCCGTGGTCGCGGCCGGTGTCCCGGTGACCCTCGCGGTCGACGGCGGCGAGCCCGTCGACGCCGGTTCGGCCCTGATGATCATGACGCTCGGCGCGGAAAAGGGCACGCAGGTCACGATCTCGTGCGACGACGACGCGGTCCTCGCGCAGGTTGCGGAACTGGTCGCCGCAGACCTCGACGCCTGA
- a CDS encoding acyl-CoA dehydrogenase family protein: protein MERTLFEPEHDLFRESYRKFLEQEVAPFHEQWEKDKIVDREVWKKAGAQGFLGMAVPEEYGGGGMDDFRYNAIMAEETTKLGFSGLGFMLHNDVVAPYLLELADEEQKKRWLPGFCSGELITAIAMTEPGTGSDLQGIKTRAVRDGDDWVLNGAKTFITNGIHSDLVIVVACTDPEKGAQGFSLLVVERGMPGFERGRNLDKIGLDAQDTAELSFNDVRVPAANLLGQEGMGFIYLMQNLPQERLAIAVVAAAAMERVLDDTIQYCRDRKAFGKPIGKFQNTRFELAELATETQLARVFVDRCIELLNEKKLTVQEAAMAKYWTTDKQVELIDRCLQLHGGYGYMREYPVAKAYLDARVQKIYGGTNEIMKEVIGRGLNV from the coding sequence ATGGAACGCACCCTTTTCGAGCCCGAGCACGACCTCTTCCGGGAGTCGTACCGGAAGTTCCTCGAACAGGAGGTGGCCCCCTTCCACGAGCAGTGGGAGAAGGACAAGATCGTCGACCGTGAGGTGTGGAAGAAGGCCGGCGCGCAGGGCTTCCTCGGCATGGCGGTGCCGGAGGAGTACGGCGGCGGTGGCATGGACGACTTCCGCTACAACGCCATCATGGCCGAGGAGACCACCAAGCTGGGCTTCAGCGGTCTGGGCTTCATGCTGCACAACGATGTCGTCGCTCCCTACCTGCTCGAGCTCGCCGACGAGGAGCAGAAGAAGCGCTGGCTCCCCGGCTTCTGTTCGGGTGAGCTGATCACGGCCATCGCGATGACCGAGCCCGGCACCGGCAGCGACCTGCAGGGCATCAAGACCCGCGCGGTGCGCGACGGTGACGACTGGGTCCTCAACGGCGCCAAGACGTTCATCACCAACGGCATCCACTCGGATCTGGTGATCGTCGTCGCCTGCACCGATCCGGAGAAGGGCGCCCAGGGCTTCTCGCTGCTCGTCGTCGAGCGCGGCATGCCGGGCTTCGAGCGGGGACGCAACCTTGACAAGATCGGCCTCGACGCGCAGGACACGGCGGAGCTCAGCTTCAACGACGTCCGCGTCCCGGCGGCCAACCTCCTCGGCCAGGAGGGCATGGGTTTCATCTACCTGATGCAGAACCTGCCGCAGGAACGCCTCGCGATCGCTGTCGTCGCCGCTGCCGCGATGGAACGCGTGCTCGACGACACGATCCAGTACTGCCGCGACCGCAAGGCCTTCGGCAAGCCGATCGGCAAGTTCCAGAACACCCGCTTCGAGCTCGCCGAGCTCGCCACCGAGACCCAGCTGGCCCGGGTGTTCGTGGACCGGTGCATCGAGCTGCTCAACGAGAAGAAGCTCACCGTCCAGGAGGCCGCGATGGCCAAGTACTGGACCACCGACAAGCAGGTCGAGCTGATCGACCGCTGCCTGCAGCTGCACGGCGGCTACGGCTACATGCGTGAGTACCCGGTCGCCAAGGCGTACCTCGATGCCCGCGTGCAGAAGATCTACGGCGGCACGAACGAGATCATGAAGGAAGTCATCGGGCGCGGCCTCAACGTCTGA